The following coding sequences lie in one Chanos chanos chromosome 4, fChaCha1.1, whole genome shotgun sequence genomic window:
- the abcg8 gene encoding ATP-binding cassette sub-family G member 8 isoform X2 — protein MSIKTDIYSETCPSPTGLPGTEGQDTPEEDSSLYFTYSGGSNEIEVRNLHYEIDTGAQIPWYEKLSEFKLPWEKHGSKQMAIKDLSLRVHSGQMLAVIGSSGCGKSSILDIITRRDEGGKLKSGQILINGKPSTPSLVKKSIAHVRQDDRLLPHLTVRETLAFVSKLRLPTHFSEEQRDQRVDDVIAELRLRQCAHTRVGNEYIRGVSGGERRRLSIAVQLLWNPGILILDEPTSGLDSFTAHNLVITLSRLARGNRLVLLSVHQPRSDIFQLFDLVVLLSSGSAVYFGQAQDMVPYFTSLGYPCPRYCNPSDFYVDLISIDRRSPEKEAKCLEMTTRLAEEFKARVMGKKDFMWTSEDTQVPALENAPSIPSKRNEEVITISKNAVESLPGRLQQFAVLFRRQVFNDFRDLVTLVVHGLEALLMSLLIGFLYFGAGETRLSIQDTVALLYMIGALTPFAVVLDVIAKCHTERAMLYYELEDGMYSVTSYFFAKVLGELPEHCVFTLVYGVPIYWLAGLNDEPDRFILNLLLVWLMVYCSRSMALFVAAALPTLQTASFMGNAFFTVFYLTGGFVISLQNMWLVASWLSKISFMRYGFEGMLQVQFRGLDYTVNFGNLTINVDGIIVPEAMHLNDNPLYLCYLILVAVALVFMVFYYLALRFIKQKPSQDW, from the exons ATGTCTATCAAGACAGATATTTATTCAGAAACCTGTCCCAGCCCAACGGGACTGCCAGGGACAGAG GGACAAGACACACCAGAAGAGGACAGTAGTCTCTATTTTACCTACAGTGGAGGTAGCAATGAGATTGAAGTCAGAAATCTGCACTATGAG ATTGACACAGGAGCCCAGATTCCCTGGTATGAGAAACTTTCAGAGTTCAAACTGCCCTGGGAGAAGCATGGCAGTAAACAGATGGCCATTAAAGACCTCAGTCTCCGTGTACACAGCGGCCAAATGCTGGCAGTTATTGGCAGTTCAG GTTGTGGAAAATCCTCCATACTGGACATTATCACACGGCGAGATGAAGGAGGAAAACTGAAATCTGGACAGATTCTGATCAATGGAAAACCCAGCACACCCTCCCTGGTGAAGAAGAGCATCGCTCACGTTCGGCAAGACGATCGGTTACTGCCCCATCTCACTGTTCGGGAAACGCTGGCTTTCGTGTCTAAACTGCGGCTGCCCACACACTTCTCCGAGGAACAGCGAGATCAAAGA gtcgaTGACGTCATAGCGGAGCTCCGTCTAAGACAGTGTGCCCACACTCGGGTGGGGAATGAGTACATACGAGGTGTGTCAGGAGGTGAGAGGAGACGACTGAGCATTGCCGTCCAGCTGCTCTGGAACCCTG GAATTCTTATTCTGGATGAACCTACATCAGGTCTGGACAGCTTCACGGCCCATAACCTGGTCATTACATTGTCCCGTCTGGCCCGAGGGAACCGGCTGGTACTGCTCTCAGTCCACCAGCCCCGGTCTGATATCTTCCAGCTCTTCGATCTAGTGGTTCTACTCTCATCTGGATCAGCGGTGTACTTTGGTCAAGCCCAGGATATGGTGCCATACTTCACGTCTCTGGGTTATCCCTGTCCAAGATACTGCAACCCCTCTGACTTCTATG TGGACCTGATAAGTATCGATCGCCGTAGCCCTGAGAAAGAGGCAAAGTGTTTGGAGATGACCACGAGGTTAGCAGAGGAGTTTAAGGCCAGAGTGATGGGGAAAAAGGATTTCATGTGGACTTCAGAGGACACTCAAGTTCCAGCTCTGGAGAATGCCCCAAG CATTCCTTCAAAACGCAATGAAGAAGTAATAACTATATCAAAGAATGCAGTGGAGAGCCTCCCTGGCAGACTGCAACAGTTTGCAGTCTTGTTCAG GCGACAGGTGTTTAATGATTTTCGAGACCTGGTGACCCTGGTGGTGCATGGTCTAGAGGCGCTGCTGATGTCGCTGCTGATTGGTTTCCTGTACTTTGGGGCGGGAGAGACCCGTCTGTCCATTCAAGACACAGTGGCCTTGCTGTACATGATCGGAGCTTTGACACCTTTTGCTGTGGTGCTGGACGTCATAGCAAAAT GTCACACAGAAAGAGCCATGCTGTACTATGAACTAGAGGACGGGATGTATTCAGTCACCTCATACTTCTTTGCTAAG GTGCTTGGTGAGCTGCCGGAGCACTGTGTTTTCACGTTGGTTTATGGCGTGCCCATCTACTGGCTGGCTGGACTGAACGATGAACCCGACCGATTCATCTTGAACTTGCTGCTCGTGTGGCTGATGGTGTACTGTAGTCGCTCCATGGCCCTGTTTGTCGCTGCAGCACTGCCAACATTACAGACAGCTTCTTTCATGGGCAATGCGTTCTTCACGGTCTTCTACTTAACTGGAGGCTTCGTCATTAGTTTGCAAAACATGTGGCTGG TGGCATCTTGGTTGTCGAAAATTTCCTTCATGCGCTATGGCTTCGAGGGGATGCTGCAGGTTCAGTTCCGTGGCCTCGACTACACAGTCAACTTTGGCAACCTAACAATTAATGTGGACGGCATAATA GTCCCCGAGGCGATGCACTTGAACGACAATCCTCTGTACCTCTGCTATCTAATTCTGGTCGCTGTCGCCCTTGTCTTTATGGTCTTTTACTATCTGGCACTCAGATTCATCAAACAGAAGCCTAGTCAAGACTGGTGA
- the abcg8 gene encoding ATP-binding cassette sub-family G member 8 isoform X1, translated as MSIKTDIYSETCPSPTGLPGTEGQDTPEEDSSLYFTYSGGSNEIEVRNLHYEIDTGAQIPWYEKLSEFKLPWEKHGSKQMAIKDLSLRVHSGQMLAVIGSSGCGKSSILDIITRRDEGGKLKSGQILINGKPSTPSLVKKSIAHVRQDDRLLPHLTVRETLAFVSKLRLPTHFSEEQRDQRVDDVIAELRLRQCAHTRVGNEYIRGVSGGERRRLSIAVQLLWNPGILILDEPTSGLDSFTAHNLVITLSRLARGNRLVLLSVHQPRSDIFQLFDLVVLLSSGSAVYFGQAQDMVPYFTSLGYPCPRYCNPSDFYVDLISIDRRSPEKEAKCLEMTTRLAEEFKARVMGKKDFMWTSEDTQVPALENAPSSIPSKRNEEVITISKNAVESLPGRLQQFAVLFRRQVFNDFRDLVTLVVHGLEALLMSLLIGFLYFGAGETRLSIQDTVALLYMIGALTPFAVVLDVIAKCHTERAMLYYELEDGMYSVTSYFFAKVLGELPEHCVFTLVYGVPIYWLAGLNDEPDRFILNLLLVWLMVYCSRSMALFVAAALPTLQTASFMGNAFFTVFYLTGGFVISLQNMWLVASWLSKISFMRYGFEGMLQVQFRGLDYTVNFGNLTINVDGIIVPEAMHLNDNPLYLCYLILVAVALVFMVFYYLALRFIKQKPSQDW; from the exons ATGTCTATCAAGACAGATATTTATTCAGAAACCTGTCCCAGCCCAACGGGACTGCCAGGGACAGAG GGACAAGACACACCAGAAGAGGACAGTAGTCTCTATTTTACCTACAGTGGAGGTAGCAATGAGATTGAAGTCAGAAATCTGCACTATGAG ATTGACACAGGAGCCCAGATTCCCTGGTATGAGAAACTTTCAGAGTTCAAACTGCCCTGGGAGAAGCATGGCAGTAAACAGATGGCCATTAAAGACCTCAGTCTCCGTGTACACAGCGGCCAAATGCTGGCAGTTATTGGCAGTTCAG GTTGTGGAAAATCCTCCATACTGGACATTATCACACGGCGAGATGAAGGAGGAAAACTGAAATCTGGACAGATTCTGATCAATGGAAAACCCAGCACACCCTCCCTGGTGAAGAAGAGCATCGCTCACGTTCGGCAAGACGATCGGTTACTGCCCCATCTCACTGTTCGGGAAACGCTGGCTTTCGTGTCTAAACTGCGGCTGCCCACACACTTCTCCGAGGAACAGCGAGATCAAAGA gtcgaTGACGTCATAGCGGAGCTCCGTCTAAGACAGTGTGCCCACACTCGGGTGGGGAATGAGTACATACGAGGTGTGTCAGGAGGTGAGAGGAGACGACTGAGCATTGCCGTCCAGCTGCTCTGGAACCCTG GAATTCTTATTCTGGATGAACCTACATCAGGTCTGGACAGCTTCACGGCCCATAACCTGGTCATTACATTGTCCCGTCTGGCCCGAGGGAACCGGCTGGTACTGCTCTCAGTCCACCAGCCCCGGTCTGATATCTTCCAGCTCTTCGATCTAGTGGTTCTACTCTCATCTGGATCAGCGGTGTACTTTGGTCAAGCCCAGGATATGGTGCCATACTTCACGTCTCTGGGTTATCCCTGTCCAAGATACTGCAACCCCTCTGACTTCTATG TGGACCTGATAAGTATCGATCGCCGTAGCCCTGAGAAAGAGGCAAAGTGTTTGGAGATGACCACGAGGTTAGCAGAGGAGTTTAAGGCCAGAGTGATGGGGAAAAAGGATTTCATGTGGACTTCAGAGGACACTCAAGTTCCAGCTCTGGAGAATGCCCCAAG cAGCATTCCTTCAAAACGCAATGAAGAAGTAATAACTATATCAAAGAATGCAGTGGAGAGCCTCCCTGGCAGACTGCAACAGTTTGCAGTCTTGTTCAG GCGACAGGTGTTTAATGATTTTCGAGACCTGGTGACCCTGGTGGTGCATGGTCTAGAGGCGCTGCTGATGTCGCTGCTGATTGGTTTCCTGTACTTTGGGGCGGGAGAGACCCGTCTGTCCATTCAAGACACAGTGGCCTTGCTGTACATGATCGGAGCTTTGACACCTTTTGCTGTGGTGCTGGACGTCATAGCAAAAT GTCACACAGAAAGAGCCATGCTGTACTATGAACTAGAGGACGGGATGTATTCAGTCACCTCATACTTCTTTGCTAAG GTGCTTGGTGAGCTGCCGGAGCACTGTGTTTTCACGTTGGTTTATGGCGTGCCCATCTACTGGCTGGCTGGACTGAACGATGAACCCGACCGATTCATCTTGAACTTGCTGCTCGTGTGGCTGATGGTGTACTGTAGTCGCTCCATGGCCCTGTTTGTCGCTGCAGCACTGCCAACATTACAGACAGCTTCTTTCATGGGCAATGCGTTCTTCACGGTCTTCTACTTAACTGGAGGCTTCGTCATTAGTTTGCAAAACATGTGGCTGG TGGCATCTTGGTTGTCGAAAATTTCCTTCATGCGCTATGGCTTCGAGGGGATGCTGCAGGTTCAGTTCCGTGGCCTCGACTACACAGTCAACTTTGGCAACCTAACAATTAATGTGGACGGCATAATA GTCCCCGAGGCGATGCACTTGAACGACAATCCTCTGTACCTCTGCTATCTAATTCTGGTCGCTGTCGCCCTTGTCTTTATGGTCTTTTACTATCTGGCACTCAGATTCATCAAACAGAAGCCTAGTCAAGACTGGTGA